TAAAAATCCTCTTGCTTCACCGTTTTTCGTTGATTTCTAGCCGCTAATAAAGCAGCTTCATTGACTAAATTCGCTAATTCTGCCCCCCCAAAACCTGGGGTTCTTGTGGCAACAGCGTGTAAATCAACATCCGTTTCTAATTTAACTTTTTTAACGTAAATATCTAAAACGGCTTTGCGTCCGGCTAAGTCGGGTCTGTCTACTAAAACCTGTCTATCAAAGCGCCCAGGACGTAATAATGCCGCGTCTAAAGCTTCGGGACGGTTAGTTGCGGCTAAGACAATTACCGTTGCATCTCCCACCCCAAACCCATCCATTTCTGTTAATAATTGGTTCAGGGTTTGTTCTCGTTCATCACTACTGCCACTTTGGAAACTGCCACTACTTCTGGATTTACCAATGGCATCTAATTCATCAATAAAAATAATACAAGGAGCTTTCTTTTTCGCCTGTTCAAATAAATCTCGAACTCGCGCGGCTCCGGTTCCCACAAATAATTCGATAAATTCAGAACCAGATATACTAAAAAAGGGAACTCCGGCTTCTCCGGCTACAGCTTTTGCTAATAAGGTTTTTCCCGTTCCTGGGGGGCCGACTAATAACACACCTTTGGGAATTTTAGCTCCAATTTCCGTAAACCGTTGGGGATTTTTTAAGAAATCTACAATTTCTGCTAATTCGGTTTTGGCTTCGTCTACTCCGGCGACATCTGCAAAGGTAATATTATCCGTTTGACCTTTAACAAAAACTTTAGCTTTACTTTTATTAATCGATAATGCTCCTTGGGGATCTCGTTTCATGAAATATTGAAACGCGACGACTAAAATTAAAGGGGGAATCACCCAATTTAAAATAACACTTAACCAACTTTGTTTTGGGGGTGGAGAAGCAGCAAATTCAACCCCTTTTGCTTCTAAGCGTTTGGGAAGTTCTAAATCAAAAATCGGGGTGGTGGATAAGATGCTTTCAGGTTGATTTTTGTCTGCTTTGATTTGGTAAAGAATCTCATTTTCTCCGACTAAAACTTTTGAGACTTTACCATCTTCAATTTGTTGGATAAAAAAACTATAGGGAACTTTAGGAAAACGAGGACGAGTCAGTTGAGGAAACAACCAATTTCCAATTAAAATAACTCCGGCTGAAATTAATAAAATTTGGGCAACTTTTTGAGAACTGGGTAATTTAGGTCTTCTTTTAATCGTCATAAATTTAGGCTCTGGTTTGCTCTCATTTCTCTCGTTCCTCTCGTTTCTAGGTTCTACCTAGAAATGCTTTTTGGGTGGCTCTGCCACCCTTCACTGAATCGGATAATCTATTTAGAGGCAGAGCCTCTGATGGGCATTCCCTGGTAGAACCAGGGAACGAGGGGGGATAGATCAATTATGCGATCGCGGCGGGAATTTTGCCTTCATACTTAACTTGATTTAACAAATGTTGCAGATTTTCCCCTTCAATGACTTCCGTTTGTAAGATTTGTTGGGCAATTTGCTCCATTAAATCTTTATTTTGATTCAGGATATCCAAAGCGGTTTGATGGGCTTGTTCAACCAGTTGTTTCACCTCATCATCAATGGCTTTTGCCGTTTCATCACTGACATAACGGCGAGGATTCATCATCATATTATCGCCGAGGAAATTGTTTTGTTGACCCTTTTCATAAGCCAACGGCCCTAATACTTTACTCATGCCATAACTGGTAACCATTCGTTCAGCTAAATCCGTCGCCCGTTGTAAGTCGTTGGTAGCCCCTGTGGTAATACTTCCAAATACAACTTCTTCGGCTGAACGCCCCCCTAATAAGGTGGCAATTTCGGCTTTCATTTCTTCTTCACTGAGTAAGAAACGGTCTTCGGTTGGCAGTTGTAAGGTATATCCTAATGCAGCCATTCCGCGTGGCACAATGGAGATTTTAGCCACTTTATTTTGACCAGAAACAACAGCGCCAACAATCGCGTGACCGACTTCATGATAAGCCACAATTTTCTTCTCTTTTTCATTGAGAACACGGGATTTTTTTTCTAACCCCGCAACTACCCGTTCAATGGCTTCTGCAAAGTCCGCTTGGCTGACGGTTTCCCGTTTATTTCGAGCGGCTAATAAGGCAGCTTCATTAACTAAATTGGCTAAATCTGCCCCTGCAAAACCGGGGGTACGAGTGGCGATCGCTTTTAAGTCAACATCCGTCCCAATTTTAACTTTTTTAGCATAGATTTCTAAAATTAGTAACCGACCGGATAAATCAGGACGATCCACTAAAACTTGACGATCAAATCGACCGGGACGCAGTAAGGCGGGGTCTAACGTTTCCGGGCGGTTTGTAGCCGCTAAAACGATTACCGTTGCTTGTCCGGCTGCAAACCCATCCATTTCGGTTAATAACTGGTTTAGGGTTTGTTCTCGTTCATCATTTCCCCCATACATTCCGCCACTCGACCGTGATTTTCCAATGGCATCTAATTCATCAATAAAGATAATACAAGGGGCTTTCTTTTTGGCTTGTTCAAATAAATCTCGAACCCGCGCTGCCCCTGCGCCAACGAACAATTCGACGAATTCTGAACCCGAAATGCTAAAGAATGGAACACCCGCTTCTCCGGCTACGGCTTTAGCTAATAAGGTTTTTCCGGTTCCAGGAGGGCCGACTAATAATACGCCTTTAGGAATTCTGGCTCCGATTTGTAAAAATCGTTGGGGAGTCTTAAGAAATTCCACCACTTCTTCTAATTCGGTTTTGGCTTCTTCAACCCCTGCCACATCTTTGAACGTGACTTTTGTGGCATCATTTTCCACATAAACTTTGGCTTTACTCTTACTAATGGAAAGTGCCCCTTGTGGCCCTCCAATTCCTCCCCCTCGGCTTTGTAAGAATTGTCCGACAGCCACCCAAATTCCCACAAAAATTAAGGGGGGAACTACCCAACCAATTAAACTCGAAAACCAAGTATTCTGAGGAGGTGGGGCAGCCGCAAATTCAACGCCTTTGGCTTCTAAACGTTTGGGTAAATCCATATCAAAAATCGGAGTTGTTGATAGGATTTGTCCCGGTTTTTCCTGTTCTCCTTTTACTAAATAGCGAATTTGATCTTGACTGAGATAAACTTGGGAAACTTGCCCATCTTCCACTTGTTCAATAAATAAACTATAGGGAACACGAGGAATTTGTGGCCCGAATAATCCGGGTAATGTCAGGTTAGCAATTAAGAAGATTACACCCAACCAAAATAAAATACTTCCGATGGGAAGATTTCGGGGAAATTTAGGTTTGTCTTTTACACTCATGGTATTTAATTAAAGGTTGACTCATTAAAGGCGTACAGTTTCAAATCAGAGAACGCTCATAATTTAGTTGATTTTAATGGACTTTTGGGATAAACCTCAGAAATAAATTTCCAGGGGACAGGGTAGAGATTCGGTTTAAGGTTGACAGTAATCTCTTTTGCCTCCTGTCTGCTTTCATATTGGCATAATCTCATGTTTCTATGTTCCTGTAAGGCTCTCCCCAATGATCTATAATGTTCACCATAGCGTGATTTCCCTAATCGGTGGGGTGAGGGCAGGCTCATCAAAGGATCGTTTTTTGACACTTGACAAGAGTGAACACAGGATCATCTATTGGGCATGATTGCCCGTACAATTACTGTTGTAAAAATAAACTAATTATTGGGTTTTTATTAAAAATTACATCAATTTCTTGACTTAGATTTAATTTTGTATCAAATTAGAAGATAGGATTCTGGCTAGACAGAGGAGATTAAAATGCCAACGATTAATTCAACGTGGGATGACTTAATCACCCAATGCGACGGACGATATTTAACCAATGCAGAACTCAAACCTCTGCATCAGTATGTTCAGACCTTAAATGCTCGAACTAAAACCTATGAAGTGTTGCGGGTAAAATCAGCAGGTTTAATTAAACAAGCCCTGAAGAAATTCATGCTGTCTCATCCAGAAATCATGCAAAAGCATTCCAAACGCTGTGTTTATGATATGTCGATGACGATGTGTTTGATGTCTGTTGCCTTGTTACGCGATGACCCTCACTTTTTTAAGGAATCTTTAATGCTGTGGCTGGCAAATATTTTAGCCGCCCACGAAAAAAATGTCCAGTGCCTTCAAGCTTATACCTATCTTCAAGAAAGCCTACAAGAACAATTACCTAGTGTCTGTAACCAGTTATTAAAACCCTATATGGATATTGTTTTAGAAGTGTTAGATACTCCCCCTAAACTGATGGCAAATGTTCAACGAAGTGGTGTTTAAAACGGATTGATTGTTGATTTTTTTCAGGGTGTTCCTTCGTTCCCAGCCACAGGAATGATATTTTCAATCCTCATACAATAGCAGGTAAATTCAGGCTGATTTGGAATATTAATGCACACAGGAGTTTAATTTATTTATGACGTTAACTCAACCTGTAACGACTCGTCATGACGCTTCCCCGGAAGAACGAGAATTTGTTTTAAAACAGATTTATCAACAAGTTTTAGAACGGCAATTATATGAGTCTGAACGGAAACAATTAGTTGATTTAGAAAAAGATTTTATCAAAGGAAAAATAGGGATTCGTCATTTCTTAAAAAGTTTAGCAGTTCGTCCGATTTATTTAGAGCTTTTTTATGAAAATAGCTCTAATATGAAATTTATTGAAAATGCCTGTAAACATTTTTTAGGACGAGCCCCCAAAAATAATGAAGAACTACATGAATGGGATGATATTTTAGTTCGTCATGGGGTTGGTGCCCTGGTTTCAGAGTTGGTTGATTCTGAAGAATATCGGAAATCCTTTGGTTATTTTACCATCCCCTACTGGCATGAACACCGTTTTGAATCCGCAGGTGAATATATCGAAAATGAAAAGCTCGGTCATGAACACGCCGGACAAAGAGGGTGGGCAATTCCGACCCATTATCAACATGAATTACACATCGACTGTGATGGGGGAACTTGTGTTCGAGAGGAGGATAAATCTAAAGTTCAAGAGGTACCACCTATTGAGGAGGTTTTAGATTTATCCACCGATACCAAAATGACACCTAAGCATATTCAACGGCTATCTCTGTGTGTCAAAGAAATTACAGAAATTCTGTCATTATATCCTCAACCTGTCACTCCCAAAGAGATTGAAACTGACCTTCAACAAAAGGTCTTGGAGTATGTTAGTATCACTAACGCTAATTTACTCTTTAAAAATTAACAATAGGGTGGGTTTTAGCCCACCTTGGATGATGATTAAAATTCTGCAACTAGCGATCGCATCCATTTAATCAGATTTTCAATATTTGCTAGGGGTTGAGTCAATTGAAAATAGGCCTACTTATTTAGGACTGTTATATAATTAATATATTGTTTTGTTTTTGGATATTATGCAAATCAATAAATATCTCCATGCTGCTATTTTAGTGTCTAATTTAGAAAAATCTGAACAATTTTATAGTCAAGTGTTAAGCTTAGAAAAAGTTGAACGTCCGTTAAATTTTCCGGGTATTTGGTATCAAATTGGTGAGTTTCAAATTCATTTAATTCAAGCTGAAACTGTAATTAACGATCAAGTTAATAATCAGAAATGGGGACGAAATCGACATTTGGCTTTTGCTGTTGAAGATTTAGAAACTGCGAAACAACAGTTAATGACTTATAATTGTTCTTTTCAAATGAGTGCTTCCGGTCGTGCTGCCTTGTTTACACAAGATCCTGATGGTAATATAATTGAATTAAATGAAGCATGAAAATTATTGCTTATTGTTATACTGATCCGTTGTTTGAACAACCCCCAGATCGGATAATTTGGGGATGGGAAGTGGATCGGGTTTATCAAGATTTAGGCGAAAGAGAAGAACTAGAACAATTATTGAAAGATTGTGATTTAGAACCCCCAGAATATTTATTAATTCGACGGTTAGAAGAGTTAGGAGATTCTGTTTTAGAAGTGAGCGATCGCTTACAAAAATTAGAATCATTTCAAATTAATATTATTGCAATAGAATCCGATTTTAACACCTCTGAAACTCCTATTAATCGGAGTGATTTAATGCAATTATTGATAGAAATTCAAAATCGCCAACGGAGTCGCCGCATTCGTCAAGGACACGCTAAAAATCGAATTAAAACCTTACCTCCACCGGGTAAAGCACCTTACGGATATCGACGGGGAAAAGACCGTTATATTTTAGATCGCAGCGTTTCTCCGATTGTTAAAGAGTTTTTTGAGCGGTTTTTAATTTATGGGTCTTTGCGAGGTGCGGTGCGCTATTTAGAAAAACGATATGGTAAAAAAATATCTGTCACAACGGGACGACGATGGTTAACAAACCCGGTTTATCGAGGGGATTTAGAATATCAAAATGGGGAGATTATTTCTAATACCCATATTCCGATTATTTCACGGGATGAAGCCGCCCAGATAGATCGATTATTACGCCGAAATCAACGCCTTCCCCCCCGAACTGCGAGTGCGCCGCGTTCTTTAGCAGGGTTAGTTGTTTGTGGAGAATGTCAATCTTCCCTGACGGTTTCACGAGTTACAACCTATCGTAAAGATCAAGAATATTTGTATTTACGTCCTACAAATTGTCCGCGAAATCCTAAGTGCAAAGCCTTATCTTATCAAACAGGATTAGAGTTAACGATTGAACGAATTTGTCAAGATTTACCAGAGGCGGTTTCTAGTTTAAATTTACCGGATTTACAAATTGTTAAACAAGGTATGATTCAGGAGATTAACCAAAAACAGGAGATTTTGTTACAAATTCCTGATTTATTAACTGCGGGAATATTAGATTTAGAAACAGCAGAGTTAAGAACTTATAAATTGCGGACAGAAATTTCTCAATTACAAGGAAAGTTAGCCCAACTTCCCCCCGTTAATTTAAAAGAAACAGCACAAGCCGTTTGTATTCCACAGTTTTGGCTAGATTTATCCGAACCTGAACGACGGTTTTATTTTCGAGAATTTATTCACCAAATTGAGATTATTCGAGATGGGGATAATTGGGAGTTAAAGCTAATCTTTATTTTTTAATTTATACTTTAACACAATATTGATTCCGACCTTTTTGTTTTGCTTCATAAAGGGCTTGATCAGCAATTTCTAATAACTCTTCAGGAGAGGTATTCGGTTGAGGAATTCCATAAGAAATCCCGATACTGACCGTTACAATAGAACTCACCCTTGAATACTCATGATTAATTTTAAGCCGTTGGACTTCTTGATGAATGGTTTTTGCGACTTTAAGTGCTCCTTGTAAATCCGTATTGGGAAGAATAATGGCAAATTCTTCTCCACCATAGCGAGCTACTAAATCTGTAGAATTATTAATAGATCGATCTAAGGCTTGGGCGACTAATTTCAAGCAAATATCTCCGGCGGGATGTCCATAATGATCATTATAATTTTTAAAATAATCTAAATCACAAACCAGTAAAGCTAAGGGTTGCTGTTCTTCGATCATTTGTTTCCAAACTTGATCAAAATATTCATCAAAATGTCGGCGGTTAGCTAAACTGGTTAAACTATCACAAGAGGCTAAATTTTGCAATTGACGGTTCACAGTTTGTAAATTTTCCTCAGCTTTTTTACGGGTTTTAATTTCATTTTGTAATTGATTATTTTGTTGTAATAATTTTTGATTTTGTGCGATTAGTTGTTGTTTTAACAGACAAATTGTTAACTGATTTTTGACCCGTGCCAAGACTTCATCAACTTTGAACGGTTTCGTGATATAGTCTACCCCTCCTACAGAAAACGCTTTTATAATATCTTCAACTTGATTCAGCGCACTAATAAAAATAATAGGAATTTCATAGGTGTCTGGAGAGGATTTTAGCTGATTACATAACTCATATCCTGTGACCTGGGGCATTCTAATATCGAGTAAAATTAAATCGGGTTTTAAAGCGGTAATCGCGATCATTGCCATGTCAGCATTTAAGGCTTTGCGGACATAATATCCCTGTTGAGTTAACAACGCTGACAAAACCCGAATATTATCCGGTTCATCATCGATGATGAGTAAATTTCCCTGAGTTGAAAAAGTTTCATCTGGGTTCATAATTTACCATTGGGGAGTTAATGAAAGCAATTTAATTAATTCTTCTCCGGGTAACGGTTTAGAAAAGAAATATCCCTGCCCAAATCCACAATTTAATTCTTTAAGGATGGCTAATTGTTCAGGTAATTCAATCCCTTCAGCAACCACACTCATATTCATGGTTTTAGCTAAACTAATAATCACAGGAATTAAGCCAACATTTTCCGATTCTAAGTTAAGACGTTGAACAAAGGATTTATCGACTTTTAGGGTGTCAACCGGAAAAGAATGGAGATAACTCAGGGAAGAATAACCCGTTCCAAAATCATCAATACTAATTAAAATATGACGTTTTCTGAGTTCTTTGAGAATGATAGC
This is a stretch of genomic DNA from Planktothrix tepida PCC 9214. It encodes these proteins:
- the ftsH gene encoding ATP-dependent zinc metalloprotease FtsH, with the translated sequence MTIKRRPKLPSSQKVAQILLISAGVILIGNWLFPQLTRPRFPKVPYSFFIQQIEDGKVSKVLVGENEILYQIKADKNQPESILSTTPIFDLELPKRLEAKGVEFAASPPPKQSWLSVILNWVIPPLILVVAFQYFMKRDPQGALSINKSKAKVFVKGQTDNITFADVAGVDEAKTELAEIVDFLKNPQRFTEIGAKIPKGVLLVGPPGTGKTLLAKAVAGEAGVPFFSISGSEFIELFVGTGAARVRDLFEQAKKKAPCIIFIDELDAIGKSRSSGSFQSGSSDEREQTLNQLLTEMDGFGVGDATVIVLAATNRPEALDAALLRPGRFDRQVLVDRPDLAGRKAVLDIYVKKVKLETDVDLHAVATRTPGFGGAELANLVNEAALLAARNQRKTVKQEDFYEAIERVVAGLEKRSRVLNEKEKKIVAYHEVGHAIVGALMPGGGKVTKISIVPRGMSALGYTLRMPTEDRFLMDELEFREQIAMLLGGRAAEELIFGTVTNGASDDLQRATELAERMVLNYGMSKALGPLAYEKAKQNNFLGNADANLRRPMSEKTAEAIDDEVKDIVNNAHQKALAILNYNRELLDEIAGKVLKTEVIEGEELQQFLEQVKPVSR
- the ftsH4 gene encoding ATP-dependent zinc metalloprotease FtsH, with protein sequence MSVKDKPKFPRNLPIGSILFWLGVIFLIANLTLPGLFGPQIPRVPYSLFIEQVEDGQVSQVYLSQDQIRYLVKGEQEKPGQILSTTPIFDMDLPKRLEAKGVEFAAAPPPQNTWFSSLIGWVVPPLIFVGIWVAVGQFLQSRGGGIGGPQGALSISKSKAKVYVENDATKVTFKDVAGVEEAKTELEEVVEFLKTPQRFLQIGARIPKGVLLVGPPGTGKTLLAKAVAGEAGVPFFSISGSEFVELFVGAGAARVRDLFEQAKKKAPCIIFIDELDAIGKSRSSGGMYGGNDEREQTLNQLLTEMDGFAAGQATVIVLAATNRPETLDPALLRPGRFDRQVLVDRPDLSGRLLILEIYAKKVKIGTDVDLKAIATRTPGFAGADLANLVNEAALLAARNKRETVSQADFAEAIERVVAGLEKKSRVLNEKEKKIVAYHEVGHAIVGAVVSGQNKVAKISIVPRGMAALGYTLQLPTEDRFLLSEEEMKAEIATLLGGRSAEEVVFGSITTGATNDLQRATDLAERMVTSYGMSKVLGPLAYEKGQQNNFLGDNMMMNPRRYVSDETAKAIDDEVKQLVEQAHQTALDILNQNKDLMEQIAQQILQTEVIEGENLQHLLNQVKYEGKIPAAIA
- a CDS encoding phycobilisome protein, giving the protein MPTINSTWDDLITQCDGRYLTNAELKPLHQYVQTLNARTKTYEVLRVKSAGLIKQALKKFMLSHPEIMQKHSKRCVYDMSMTMCLMSVALLRDDPHFFKESLMLWLANILAAHEKNVQCLQAYTYLQESLQEQLPSVCNQLLKPYMDIVLEVLDTPPKLMANVQRSGV
- a CDS encoding phycobilisome rod-core linker polypeptide, producing the protein MTLTQPVTTRHDASPEEREFVLKQIYQQVLERQLYESERKQLVDLEKDFIKGKIGIRHFLKSLAVRPIYLELFYENSSNMKFIENACKHFLGRAPKNNEELHEWDDILVRHGVGALVSELVDSEEYRKSFGYFTIPYWHEHRFESAGEYIENEKLGHEHAGQRGWAIPTHYQHELHIDCDGGTCVREEDKSKVQEVPPIEEVLDLSTDTKMTPKHIQRLSLCVKEITEILSLYPQPVTPKEIETDLQQKVLEYVSITNANLLFKN
- a CDS encoding VOC family protein: MQINKYLHAAILVSNLEKSEQFYSQVLSLEKVERPLNFPGIWYQIGEFQIHLIQAETVINDQVNNQKWGRNRHLAFAVEDLETAKQQLMTYNCSFQMSASGRAALFTQDPDGNIIELNEA
- a CDS encoding recombinase family protein, giving the protein MKIIAYCYTDPLFEQPPDRIIWGWEVDRVYQDLGEREELEQLLKDCDLEPPEYLLIRRLEELGDSVLEVSDRLQKLESFQINIIAIESDFNTSETPINRSDLMQLLIEIQNRQRSRRIRQGHAKNRIKTLPPPGKAPYGYRRGKDRYILDRSVSPIVKEFFERFLIYGSLRGAVRYLEKRYGKKISVTTGRRWLTNPVYRGDLEYQNGEIISNTHIPIISRDEAAQIDRLLRRNQRLPPRTASAPRSLAGLVVCGECQSSLTVSRVTTYRKDQEYLYLRPTNCPRNPKCKALSYQTGLELTIERICQDLPEAVSSLNLPDLQIVKQGMIQEINQKQEILLQIPDLLTAGILDLETAELRTYKLRTEISQLQGKLAQLPPVNLKETAQAVCIPQFWLDLSEPERRFYFREFIHQIEIIRDGDNWELKLIFIF
- a CDS encoding GGDEF domain-containing response regulator, with protein sequence MNPDETFSTQGNLLIIDDEPDNIRVLSALLTQQGYYVRKALNADMAMIAITALKPDLILLDIRMPQVTGYELCNQLKSSPDTYEIPIIFISALNQVEDIIKAFSVGGVDYITKPFKVDEVLARVKNQLTICLLKQQLIAQNQKLLQQNNQLQNEIKTRKKAEENLQTVNRQLQNLASCDSLTSLANRRHFDEYFDQVWKQMIEEQQPLALLVCDLDYFKNYNDHYGHPAGDICLKLVAQALDRSINNSTDLVARYGGEEFAIILPNTDLQGALKVAKTIHQEVQRLKINHEYSRVSSIVTVSIGISYGIPQPNTSPEELLEIADQALYEAKQKGRNQYCVKV